One Candidatus Margulisiibacteriota bacterium genomic window carries:
- the rplE gene encoding 50S ribosomal protein L5: MVKQQSLDLKEKYKLEIKKALQEKFTYVNANQVPKIEKIVINRGLGEAISNSKVVQASVDEFMTLFGQKPIVTKAKKSIAGFKLREGLAIGCKVTLRGDRMYEFMNKLFNLVLPKIRDFRGVSVKAFDKQANYTLGIREQIIFPEIDYDKVDKVRGFNITFVTSTENVEESLELLSLLGMPFRK, encoded by the coding sequence GTGGTTAAACAACAGTCATTAGATTTAAAAGAAAAATATAAATTAGAAATAAAAAAGGCATTACAAGAGAAATTTACTTATGTAAATGCTAATCAAGTGCCTAAAATTGAGAAAATTGTTATTAATAGGGGTTTAGGTGAGGCAATTAGTAATTCGAAAGTTGTCCAAGCTTCAGTTGATGAGTTTATGACATTATTTGGTCAAAAACCTATCGTGACAAAAGCAAAAAAATCTATAGCTGGGTTTAAGTTAAGAGAAGGTTTGGCAATTGGTTGTAAAGTCACTCTTAGAGGGGACAGAATGTATGAGTTCATGAACAAATTGTTTAATTTGGTTCTTCCTAAAATTAGAGATTTCCGTGGTGTTTCAGTAAAAGCTTTTGATAAACAAGCTAATTACACATTGGGGATTAGAGAACAAATTATATTCCCTGAGATTGATTATGACAAAGTTGATAAAGTTAGAGGATTTAATATTACATTTGTTACATCAACCGAGAATGTAGAAGAGTCTTTGGAATTGCTGAGTCTATTAGGCATGCCTTTTAGAAAGTAA